In Luteitalea sp. TBR-22, one genomic interval encodes:
- a CDS encoding efflux RND transporter periplasmic adaptor subunit, translating to MRRRTLVIGALVLGLVAAAALVARRGPAGIEVDTAAVTRRPRLQAFVTASGEIVADRYADIGSSVMGRIDDLRVKEGDQVRAGQVLARLDPVQARSQRDAATAGVQALAAEQVAAREQARAARADIEAARARVAETEANQRRVEALFKERLVSAAERDTAQAAADGARAQLAAAQAAVARADESIRTAERRQQQARAQAAGAGDLLSKTEITSPIDGVVSRMQVRQGEMVVIGIQNQPGTTLMTISDLTDINAEIKVAEADVMRLKLGQPATVSLDAVPGRTFSGKVIEIGTGALPPPTGAAATAAAREFRVVVRITDADTGLRPGLTCDAEILTDERPNAIVVPLQAVVLRQLAGREDDATGVFVVKDGTARFVPVKTGIIGGLLIEVAGVEPGTEVVSGPFQVLRTLKDGDKVTAARK from the coding sequence ATGCGTCGACGCACCCTCGTGATCGGAGCCCTGGTGCTGGGGCTCGTGGCAGCAGCAGCCCTCGTCGCCCGTCGTGGCCCGGCCGGCATCGAGGTGGACACGGCCGCCGTGACGCGCCGTCCCCGCCTGCAGGCCTTCGTGACCGCCTCGGGCGAGATCGTGGCCGATCGCTACGCCGACATCGGGTCGAGCGTGATGGGCCGCATCGACGACCTGCGCGTGAAGGAAGGCGACCAGGTCCGCGCCGGCCAGGTGCTCGCGCGGCTCGACCCGGTGCAGGCGCGCAGCCAGCGCGATGCCGCCACGGCCGGCGTCCAGGCCCTCGCTGCCGAGCAGGTGGCGGCTCGTGAGCAGGCGCGCGCGGCACGCGCCGACATCGAGGCCGCCCGCGCCCGCGTCGCCGAGACGGAGGCGAACCAGCGGCGCGTCGAGGCGTTGTTCAAGGAACGGCTCGTCTCGGCTGCCGAGCGTGACACCGCCCAGGCCGCCGCCGATGGCGCCCGGGCGCAGCTGGCCGCCGCCCAGGCGGCGGTCGCGCGGGCCGACGAGAGCATCCGGACCGCCGAGCGCCGTCAGCAGCAGGCGCGCGCCCAGGCCGCCGGCGCCGGCGACCTCCTCTCGAAGACCGAGATCACCTCGCCCATCGACGGTGTGGTGTCGCGCATGCAGGTCCGGCAGGGCGAGATGGTCGTGATCGGCATCCAGAACCAGCCGGGCACCACGCTGATGACCATCTCCGACCTCACCGACATCAACGCGGAGATCAAGGTCGCCGAGGCCGACGTGATGCGCCTGAAGCTCGGGCAGCCGGCGACCGTCTCGCTCGACGCCGTGCCCGGCCGCACGTTCAGCGGCAAGGTCATCGAGATCGGTACCGGCGCGCTGCCACCGCCGACCGGCGCCGCTGCGACGGCCGCGGCGCGCGAGTTCCGCGTCGTCGTGCGCATCACCGATGCCGACACCGGCCTGCGTCCCGGCCTGACCTGCGACGCCGAGATCCTCACCGACGAGCGGCCCAACGCCATCGTCGTGCCGCTGCAGGCGGTGGTGCTGCGTCAGCTCGCCGGGCGGGAAGACGACGCGACCGGCGTCTTCGTCGTCAAGGACGGCACGGCGCGGTTCGTGCCGGTGAAGACCGGCATCATCGGCGGGCTGCTGATCGAGGTGGCCGGCGTCGAGCCCGGCACCGAAGTCGTCTCAGGCCCCTTCCAGGTGCTCCGCACGCTGAAGGACGGCGACAAGGTGACCGCGGCCAGGAAGTGA
- a CDS encoding phosphoenolpyruvate carboxylase: MPVAPPPAPDSQGPLRRDVRLLGELLGHVILEQEGQALYDAEERVRQTSRAGDFDAVKDLVADLPIDEQGRLVRAFSLYFQLANLAEQHHRIRRRRQYAVERRVAAESLDAAFQQLQAAGVTSGQLRDASRRVSLELVLTAHPTEATRRTVLTAQLQISALLHRLDDPQLSDPGRRDIEDALAEQITTLWQTDETRAKRPRVVDEIRHGLWFFEQSLFDVAPALVGDYRRRIPGAPLPLRFGSWIGGDQDGNPNAGPATLRAAAHRARELVLRRYADEVRELARTMGVSRTLVEVNEALLTSIAADEQRLPGLGTGESTASADDEPYRRKLWLMHHRLLATAENQPGGYGHVHEFVADLEVIDASLRAHRGERIANGRLAALRRRVELFGFHVAKLDVRVHCRDLTAQADRVKETLQVVADLQRQHGPAACDTLILSGTTGAEPVLQAVELARGAGLTMSIVPLFESIDDLQRAGSIVEALATSPEYGAVLEARRRRMEVMVGYSDSAKDGGYLAAQWEIYRAQEDLSAVAARHRLELTIFHGRGGSTGRGGGPTHAAILAQPGGHARGRLKLTEQGETISFKYGLPGLAYRNLEAALSATLLSVFPNVTGSSAPAYGRELMAQAARASEQAFRAFVWQNPAFVPFFRSFTPVDELALLEIGSRPARRPSADAEYLQSLRAIPWVFSWTQNRSLLPAWFGCGSGLAPLLETPQGLEQLRRLYRDWPFFRSIVENLEMTLAKSSLEIAKAYLDLVPESADPDGHFARIADEHARTTDVVLRIVEADRLLDRHPVVQRTIRLRNPYVNPINAMQVALLRAHRGGDPDAARPLVRTIAGITAGLRNSG; the protein is encoded by the coding sequence ATGCCCGTGGCGCCGCCGCCCGCTCCCGATTCGCAGGGTCCCCTTCGTCGCGACGTCCGCCTGCTCGGCGAGTTGCTCGGACACGTCATCCTCGAGCAGGAGGGCCAGGCCCTCTACGACGCCGAAGAGCGCGTGCGCCAGACCTCGCGCGCCGGCGACTTCGACGCCGTCAAGGACCTCGTGGCCGATCTGCCGATCGACGAGCAGGGCCGGCTGGTGCGCGCCTTCTCGCTGTACTTCCAGTTGGCCAACCTCGCCGAGCAGCACCACCGGATCCGTCGGCGCCGGCAGTACGCCGTCGAGCGCCGGGTGGCCGCCGAGTCGCTCGACGCCGCCTTCCAGCAGTTGCAGGCCGCCGGCGTCACGAGCGGGCAGCTGCGCGACGCCTCGCGGCGCGTGTCGCTCGAACTGGTCCTCACCGCGCACCCCACCGAGGCGACGCGGCGCACGGTGCTGACCGCGCAGTTGCAGATCAGCGCGTTGCTGCACCGCCTCGACGACCCGCAGCTGTCCGATCCGGGCCGCCGCGACATCGAGGACGCGCTCGCCGAGCAGATCACGACGCTGTGGCAGACCGACGAGACCCGCGCCAAGCGGCCGCGCGTCGTCGACGAGATCCGCCACGGCCTGTGGTTCTTCGAGCAGAGCCTGTTCGACGTCGCGCCGGCACTGGTCGGCGACTACCGGCGCCGGATCCCGGGCGCGCCCCTGCCGCTCCGCTTCGGCAGCTGGATCGGCGGTGACCAGGACGGCAACCCCAACGCCGGCCCGGCGACACTCCGAGCCGCGGCGCACCGTGCGCGAGAGCTCGTGCTCCGCCGCTACGCCGACGAGGTGCGCGAGCTCGCGCGCACGATGGGTGTCTCGCGCACGCTGGTGGAGGTCAACGAGGCCCTGCTCACCTCCATTGCCGCCGACGAGCAGCGCCTCCCCGGCCTCGGCACCGGCGAGAGCACCGCTTCGGCCGACGACGAGCCGTACCGACGCAAGCTGTGGCTGATGCACCACCGCCTGCTGGCGACGGCGGAGAACCAGCCGGGCGGCTACGGCCACGTCCACGAGTTCGTCGCCGACCTCGAGGTCATCGACGCGTCGCTGCGCGCACATCGCGGCGAGCGCATCGCCAACGGGCGCCTGGCCGCGCTCCGCCGGCGCGTCGAGCTCTTCGGCTTCCACGTCGCCAAGCTCGACGTGCGCGTGCATTGCCGCGACCTGACGGCGCAGGCCGATCGCGTCAAGGAGACCTTGCAGGTGGTGGCCGACCTGCAGCGACAGCACGGCCCCGCGGCGTGCGACACGCTGATCCTGTCGGGCACGACAGGCGCCGAGCCGGTGCTGCAGGCCGTGGAGCTCGCGCGCGGCGCGGGCCTCACGATGTCGATCGTGCCGCTGTTCGAATCCATCGACGACCTGCAGCGCGCCGGCAGCATCGTCGAGGCGCTGGCGACCTCGCCGGAGTACGGCGCGGTACTCGAGGCCAGGCGACGCCGGATGGAGGTGATGGTCGGCTACTCGGACTCGGCCAAGGACGGCGGCTACCTCGCCGCGCAGTGGGAGATCTACCGCGCGCAGGAAGACCTGTCGGCCGTTGCGGCCAGGCATCGCCTCGAGCTGACGATCTTCCACGGTCGCGGCGGCAGCACCGGGCGCGGCGGCGGCCCCACCCACGCCGCGATTCTCGCGCAGCCTGGCGGCCACGCCCGCGGGCGCCTCAAGCTGACCGAACAGGGCGAGACCATCTCGTTCAAGTACGGCCTGCCCGGCCTGGCGTATCGCAACCTCGAGGCGGCGCTCTCGGCGACGCTGCTGTCGGTCTTCCCGAACGTCACGGGGTCGAGTGCGCCCGCCTACGGCCGCGAGCTGATGGCGCAGGCGGCGCGCGCCTCGGAACAGGCGTTCCGCGCGTTCGTATGGCAGAACCCGGCCTTCGTGCCGTTCTTCCGGTCGTTCACGCCCGTCGACGAACTGGCGCTGCTCGAGATCGGTTCGCGGCCGGCACGCCGGCCGTCGGCCGATGCCGAGTACCTGCAGTCGTTGCGGGCGATTCCCTGGGTGTTCTCGTGGACGCAGAACCGGTCGCTGCTGCCGGCGTGGTTCGGGTGCGGGAGCGGCCTGGCGCCGCTGCTGGAGACGCCGCAAGGCCTCGAGCAACTGCGGCGCCTCTATCGCGACTGGCCGTTCTTCCGCTCGATCGTCGAGAACCTGGAGATGACGCTGGCCAAGTCGAGCCTCGAGATCGCCAAGGCCTACCTCGACCTCGTGCCGGAAAGCGCCGATCCCGACGGCCACTTCGCGCGCATCGCCGACGAACACGCGCGCACCACCGACGTCGTGCTGCGCATCGTTGAAGCGGACCGCCTGCTCGATCGGCACCCGGTCGTGCAGCGCACCATCCGCCTGCGCAACCCCTACGTCAACCCGATCAACGCCATGCAGGTGGCTCTGCTGCGCGCGCACCGGGGCGGCGACCCCGACGCCGCGCGCCCGCTGGTGCGGACGATCGCCGGCATCACGGCGGGGTTGCGGAATTCTGGCTGA
- a CDS encoding peptide MFS transporter, whose amino-acid sequence MSGGTGSTSAEAPIPAFGEVLGHPRPLWMLFMTEFWERFAFYGIRWALVLYIVAQFHAGSPTGEEPASQLYGAYLALVYAAAIFGGYVADKILGYQRSILLGAVIMACGLFMIAVPDPRIFEFGLATVIVGNGLFKPNISAMVGKLYAQSDGRRDSGFTIFYMGINAGAFLAPVLTGWLAEQVFGTAAMPAYKYVFIASGLGMLVSLVWFWFGRRQLQGIGAPVVGLEGVQTVAYVAVGCLVAIPVMWVLLAQLGATTLQYVLTAMFVGLCALLLAEGVRNGPVARDKAIAMLIIFAFNVMFWMFFEQAGSSFTFLADKIVDRQFGDWTFPVAWFQSVNSIAIIGLAPVVAWVWVKLGEWNPSIPRKFGLGLVFNGLAFLLLMFALSSLVDAAGKIPFWTLFMVYVIQSVGELCLSPIGLSMVTKLAPVRLVGFGMGGWFLSTGIGNNLSGIFAGYVSGETGMTTASALGGYTFGFWALVISGVILLAVSPVLNRLMHGVK is encoded by the coding sequence ATGAGCGGAGGCACGGGTTCGACCTCGGCCGAAGCGCCGATTCCGGCGTTCGGCGAGGTGCTGGGGCATCCACGACCGCTGTGGATGCTGTTCATGACGGAGTTCTGGGAGCGCTTCGCCTTCTACGGCATCCGCTGGGCGCTGGTCCTCTACATCGTCGCGCAGTTCCATGCCGGCAGCCCGACGGGCGAGGAGCCGGCCAGCCAGCTGTACGGCGCGTACCTCGCACTGGTCTACGCGGCGGCGATCTTCGGCGGCTACGTGGCCGACAAGATCCTCGGCTACCAGCGGTCGATCCTGCTCGGTGCGGTGATCATGGCGTGCGGGCTCTTCATGATCGCGGTGCCCGACCCGCGGATCTTCGAGTTCGGCCTCGCCACGGTGATCGTCGGCAACGGCCTGTTCAAGCCGAACATCTCCGCGATGGTCGGCAAGCTCTACGCGCAATCGGATGGGCGGCGCGACTCCGGCTTCACCATCTTCTACATGGGCATCAACGCGGGGGCCTTCCTCGCGCCCGTCCTGACCGGCTGGCTGGCCGAGCAGGTGTTCGGCACGGCGGCGATGCCGGCCTACAAGTACGTGTTCATCGCCTCGGGCCTGGGCATGCTGGTGAGCCTGGTGTGGTTCTGGTTCGGGCGCCGGCAGTTGCAGGGCATCGGCGCGCCGGTCGTCGGCCTCGAGGGCGTGCAGACGGTGGCCTACGTGGCGGTCGGGTGCCTGGTGGCCATCCCGGTGATGTGGGTGCTGCTGGCGCAACTGGGCGCCACGACGCTGCAGTACGTGCTCACCGCGATGTTCGTCGGGTTGTGCGCGCTGCTGCTGGCCGAGGGCGTGCGCAACGGGCCGGTGGCGCGCGACAAGGCGATCGCGATGCTGATCATCTTCGCCTTCAACGTGATGTTCTGGATGTTCTTCGAGCAGGCGGGCAGCTCGTTCACCTTCCTGGCCGACAAGATCGTCGACCGGCAGTTCGGCGACTGGACGTTCCCGGTCGCCTGGTTCCAGTCGGTCAACTCGATCGCGATCATCGGCCTGGCGCCGGTGGTGGCCTGGGTGTGGGTGAAGCTGGGGGAGTGGAACCCGTCGATCCCGCGCAAGTTCGGCCTCGGCCTGGTGTTCAACGGCCTGGCGTTCCTGCTGCTGATGTTCGCGCTCTCGAGCCTGGTCGACGCTGCCGGCAAGATCCCGTTCTGGACGCTCTTCATGGTCTACGTGATCCAGTCGGTGGGCGAGCTCTGCCTGTCGCCGATCGGCCTCTCGATGGTCACCAAGCTCGCGCCGGTGCGCCTGGTGGGCTTCGGCATGGGCGGGTGGTTCCTCTCGACCGGGATCGGCAACAACCTGTCGGGCATCTTCGCCGGGTACGTGAGCGGCGAGACCGGCATGACGACGGCCTCGGCACTGGGCGGGTACACGTTCGGCTTCTGGGCCCTGGTGATCTCGGGCGTGATCCTGCTGGCGGTGTCGCCGGTGCTGAACCGGTTGATGCACGGGGTGAAGTAG
- a CDS encoding four helix bundle protein, translating to MAHALQKVCDMRHDIHDRAFVFAVRVCALSDDPWFKDIVRRAISRQLVASATSVGANLSEATAAQSKPDFVAKVAISKKEIGEAQWWLRLAEAVGVFEKPVLQELRVEATSVGQVISAISRSARR from the coding sequence TTGGCACACGCGCTGCAGAAGGTCTGCGACATGCGACATGACATCCATGATCGCGCCTTCGTGTTTGCCGTGCGCGTCTGCGCACTCAGCGACGATCCGTGGTTCAAGGACATCGTTCGCCGGGCCATCAGCCGACAGCTCGTGGCGTCGGCGACGTCGGTAGGCGCAAACCTGTCGGAAGCCACGGCGGCGCAGTCGAAGCCCGACTTCGTTGCCAAGGTGGCCATCTCGAAAAAGGAAATCGGCGAGGCGCAGTGGTGGCTGCGCCTCGCCGAAGCCGTCGGGGTGTTCGAGAAGCCTGTCCTGCAGGAGCTGCGAGTCGAAGCCACGTCGGTCGGGCAGGTGATCTCCGCGATCTCCCGATCAGCGCGCAGATGA
- a CDS encoding 2Fe-2S iron-sulfur cluster-binding protein, whose translation MPKLTIEGVGTYDVPQGQRLVLAIEQQGVDILHACGGNARCTTCRVEFIEGEPSTMTRAEKEKLEQKGLTGVRLSCQIACDHDMTVRAISRLEGSGRADAGGPPDPAIQPPPEWV comes from the coding sequence ATGCCGAAACTGACGATCGAGGGAGTGGGGACGTACGACGTGCCGCAGGGGCAGCGGCTGGTGCTGGCCATCGAGCAGCAGGGCGTGGACATCCTCCACGCCTGCGGCGGCAATGCCCGCTGCACCACCTGCCGCGTCGAGTTCATCGAGGGCGAGCCCTCGACGATGACGCGCGCCGAGAAGGAGAAGCTCGAGCAGAAGGGGCTCACGGGCGTGCGCCTCTCGTGCCAGATCGCCTGCGACCACGACATGACCGTGCGCGCGATCAGCCGCCTGGAAGGCTCCGGCCGCGCCGACGCCGGCGGCCCGCCGGATCCGGCGATCCAGCCGCCGCCGGAGTGGGTGTGA
- a CDS encoding NAD(P)-dependent oxidoreductase translates to MTIAEPVRAPRVLVTGGSGFLGINLLRYLHARGYATSSLDIEPFGYPDMTPHVRVVLGDIRKRADVDTALEGCTHVVHCAAALPLYSPEDIHTTDVVGTRIMLEASRDHGVARFVHISSTAVYGIPDHHPLKEDDALHGVGPYGIAKVEAEGVAESFRKAGMVVPVLRPKSFIGPERLGVFALLYDWALDQRNFPMIGNGRNRYQLLDVEDLCEAIVRCLELPVEAVNDTFNIGAKEFLTMREDYQVVLDRAGFGRKIVGFPAAPAIWGLRFLEALGVSPLYKWVYETASKDSFVSIEKAERQLQFTPKYSNRDALLRNFEWYIAHKDSFAQASGISHRVPWKQGAIGLLKKFF, encoded by the coding sequence ATGACCATCGCAGAGCCTGTGCGCGCGCCCCGGGTGCTGGTGACGGGCGGATCCGGCTTCCTCGGCATCAACCTGCTGCGCTACCTGCATGCGCGGGGATACGCGACCTCGTCGCTCGACATCGAGCCCTTCGGATACCCCGACATGACGCCGCACGTGCGCGTGGTGCTCGGCGACATCCGGAAGCGCGCCGACGTGGACACCGCGCTCGAGGGCTGCACGCACGTGGTCCATTGCGCCGCGGCGCTGCCGCTCTACTCGCCCGAGGACATCCACACGACCGACGTCGTCGGCACCCGCATCATGCTGGAGGCGTCGCGCGACCATGGCGTCGCGCGGTTCGTCCACATCTCGTCCACGGCCGTCTACGGCATCCCGGACCACCATCCCCTGAAGGAGGATGACGCGCTGCACGGCGTGGGCCCCTACGGGATCGCCAAGGTCGAGGCCGAGGGGGTCGCCGAGAGCTTCCGGAAGGCGGGCATGGTGGTGCCCGTACTGCGGCCCAAGTCGTTCATCGGACCCGAGCGCCTCGGCGTGTTCGCGCTGCTGTACGACTGGGCGCTCGACCAGCGCAACTTCCCGATGATCGGCAACGGGCGCAACCGCTACCAGTTGCTCGACGTCGAGGACCTGTGCGAGGCGATCGTGCGCTGCCTCGAGTTGCCCGTCGAGGCGGTGAACGACACGTTCAACATCGGCGCCAAGGAATTCCTCACCATGCGCGAGGATTACCAGGTGGTGCTCGATCGCGCCGGGTTCGGCAGGAAGATCGTCGGCTTCCCGGCGGCCCCGGCCATCTGGGGCCTGCGGTTCCTCGAGGCGCTCGGGGTATCGCCGCTGTACAAGTGGGTCTACGAGACGGCGTCGAAGGACTCGTTCGTCTCGATCGAGAAGGCCGAGCGCCAGTTGCAGTTCACGCCGAAGTACTCGAACCGCGACGCGCTGCTGCGGAACTTCGAGTGGTACATCGCGCACAAGGATTCGTTCGCGCAGGCCTCGGGCATCTCGCACCGGGTGCCGTGGAAGCAGGGCGCGATCGGGCTGTTGAAGAAGTTCTTCTAG
- a CDS encoding ATP-grasp domain-containing protein produces the protein MIASRRTVLLFTAGTGAEVQAFAEAASRAGADVRIVSDRVDALPAALGDGAIAASFARDPAQVDRVRRALDGATIDGVLVIGPGPAWLAAHVARDRNLPFHAPEAVALCADRLRMRGRFLAAGLPTPWFVGVPAGGDDDLGLLARVRFPCLVSASDTAAPGGALRCDSWDAFLDARRSWAAVLDGEGADAGSSATRDLIVEGIVPGRGVVVDGVLEAGALRVFALFEELTVTGPSATTGRLLVSPARMPPEEQHVVAGHVARAALALGLHHGPVHATCRVDGQDIVVLSVAPRPPSARLARALPVVAPDRTRCTFEDALLAHALGRPLDRYGHQAIASGMLALHAAEPGRLVAIEGVDQVGAMSWVTGLEVLAQRGEQLRPGGGRTSVAVVYAQGAQPDDVIATLEAAARRLRVVVDGTPTSSS, from the coding sequence GTGATCGCGTCTCGCCGCACCGTCCTGCTGTTCACCGCTGGAACTGGCGCCGAGGTGCAGGCATTCGCCGAGGCGGCCAGCCGGGCCGGGGCCGACGTGCGGATCGTGTCCGACCGCGTCGACGCCCTTCCCGCGGCCCTGGGCGACGGGGCGATTGCGGCGTCCTTCGCGCGCGATCCGGCGCAGGTCGATCGTGTGCGACGCGCTCTCGATGGCGCGACCATCGACGGCGTCCTCGTCATCGGGCCGGGTCCAGCGTGGCTGGCTGCCCACGTCGCCCGTGACCGCAACCTGCCCTTCCACGCACCCGAGGCCGTGGCGCTCTGCGCCGACCGGCTGCGCATGCGTGGCCGATTCCTGGCCGCCGGACTGCCGACGCCGTGGTTTGTCGGCGTCCCCGCTGGTGGTGACGACGATCTCGGCCTGCTGGCCCGCGTGCGCTTCCCGTGCCTGGTGTCGGCCAGCGACACCGCCGCGCCGGGCGGCGCGCTGCGCTGCGACTCGTGGGACGCCTTCCTCGACGCACGCCGGTCATGGGCCGCGGTCCTGGACGGCGAGGGCGCCGACGCAGGGAGTTCGGCCACCCGCGACCTGATCGTCGAAGGGATCGTGCCGGGTCGCGGCGTCGTCGTCGACGGTGTGCTCGAAGCCGGTGCGCTCCGCGTGTTCGCGCTCTTCGAGGAACTCACCGTGACGGGCCCGTCGGCGACGACCGGCCGCCTGCTCGTGAGCCCGGCCCGCATGCCGCCCGAGGAGCAACACGTGGTGGCTGGCCACGTCGCCCGTGCCGCGCTCGCGCTGGGCCTGCACCATGGCCCGGTGCATGCGACCTGTCGCGTCGACGGCCAGGACATCGTGGTCCTGTCGGTGGCGCCGCGACCGCCGTCGGCGCGCCTGGCGCGCGCCCTCCCGGTCGTGGCGCCCGATCGCACGCGCTGCACGTTCGAGGACGCGCTGCTGGCGCACGCGCTGGGGCGTCCGCTCGATCGCTACGGCCATCAGGCCATTGCGAGCGGGATGCTGGCGTTGCACGCGGCCGAGCCCGGACGCCTCGTGGCCATCGAGGGCGTCGACCAGGTCGGCGCGATGTCGTGGGTGACCGGACTCGAGGTCCTGGCGCAGCGAGGGGAACAGCTGAGGCCCGGAGGCGGCCGCACCAGCGTCGCGGTGGTGTACGCCCAGGGCGCGCAGCCAGACGACGTGATCGCGACCCTGGAGGCGGCGGCGCGTCGGCTGCGCGTGGTGGTCGATGGGACGCCTACGTCGTCGAGCTAG
- a CDS encoding oxidative damage protection protein has protein sequence MRTVHCVKLGRELPALEEAPWPGPLGQRIYDSVSQEAWDMWEERMKMILNEYRLMPWQKEAQDLVAKHMEEYFFGEGASLPPGYTPSSTT, from the coding sequence ATGCGTACCGTGCATTGCGTGAAGCTGGGGCGGGAACTGCCGGCGCTCGAGGAAGCCCCGTGGCCGGGACCGCTCGGACAGCGTATCTACGATAGCGTGTCCCAGGAGGCCTGGGACATGTGGGAAGAGCGGATGAAGATGATCCTGAACGAATATCGCCTGATGCCGTGGCAGAAGGAGGCGCAGGATCTGGTGGCCAAGCACATGGAGGAGTACTTCTTCGGAGAGGGCGCGTCCTTGCCTCCGGGGTACACGCCTAGCTCGACGACGTAG
- a CDS encoding MDR family MFS transporter: MSLLHRLRSSRRLLVTLGVLGGSFLAAMEATIVATAMPTVVDQFGGLAHYSWVFSGYMLTSTVTTPVWGRLADVHGRRRPYLLALGLFIVGSMLCGAATSMTQLIAYRALQGIGAGGMLPLGMVIMGDMFTLEERARAQGLFAAVWGVSSVAGPLVGAVLTESASWRWIFFMNLPFGLVAAWLVGTYLVDRHAERKGDVDYVGAALLMAAVSALMLALNQTGVRDATLSPGVVRALYAGAVLLGVVFVARERRTEHPLLPVSLLGQRMVATTTLTGTLLGIGIFGALAFVPLYVQAALGRSAREAGSVLTPLLLGWVLTSIVTGRLIPRFGFRPFIIGGLSFVTVGFVGLAMVGLDSPMWKMRVDLGLMGIGMGMTMLSLLLAVQGTVAREQLGVATSLGQFTRSIGGAIGVAVMGAVVAAAVPVGGQTPVALALGLHRAFVLGAGVSAVALLSALLVPGGLPEQKPTAV, translated from the coding sequence ATGTCCTTGCTCCATCGCCTGCGCTCCTCGCGCCGACTCCTGGTCACCCTCGGCGTGCTCGGGGGCAGCTTCCTCGCGGCCATGGAAGCGACGATCGTCGCCACCGCGATGCCCACGGTGGTGGACCAGTTCGGTGGCCTGGCGCACTACAGCTGGGTGTTCTCCGGCTACATGCTCACGTCCACCGTGACGACCCCGGTGTGGGGGCGACTGGCCGACGTCCACGGACGGCGCCGACCGTACCTCCTCGCGCTCGGCTTGTTCATCGTCGGGTCGATGCTGTGTGGGGCGGCGACGTCGATGACGCAACTGATCGCCTACCGGGCGCTGCAGGGCATCGGCGCGGGCGGGATGCTGCCGCTCGGCATGGTCATCATGGGCGACATGTTCACCCTCGAGGAGCGCGCCCGGGCCCAGGGGCTCTTCGCCGCCGTGTGGGGCGTCTCGTCGGTGGCCGGCCCGCTGGTCGGCGCGGTGCTGACCGAAAGCGCGTCCTGGCGGTGGATCTTCTTCATGAACCTGCCGTTCGGCCTGGTCGCCGCCTGGCTGGTGGGCACCTACCTCGTCGACCGGCACGCCGAGCGCAAGGGAGACGTCGACTACGTGGGCGCGGCCCTGCTCATGGCCGCCGTGTCGGCGCTGATGCTCGCCCTGAACCAGACCGGCGTGCGCGACGCGACGTTGTCACCCGGCGTGGTGCGCGCCCTCTATGCCGGCGCCGTACTGCTTGGTGTCGTGTTCGTGGCCCGCGAGCGGCGCACCGAGCACCCGCTGCTGCCGGTGTCGCTCCTCGGCCAGCGCATGGTGGCCACCACCACCCTGACCGGAACGTTGCTCGGCATCGGCATCTTCGGCGCGCTGGCGTTCGTGCCGCTGTACGTGCAGGCGGCGCTGGGCCGATCGGCGCGCGAGGCCGGAAGTGTGCTCACGCCCTTGCTCCTCGGTTGGGTGCTCACCTCGATCGTCACGGGGCGGCTGATCCCGAGGTTCGGGTTCCGGCCCTTCATCATCGGCGGCCTGTCCTTCGTCACCGTCGGCTTCGTCGGCCTGGCGATGGTGGGGCTGGACAGCCCGATGTGGAAGATGCGCGTCGATCTGGGCCTGATGGGCATCGGCATGGGCATGACGATGCTGTCGTTGCTGTTGGCCGTGCAGGGGACGGTGGCGCGCGAGCAACTCGGCGTGGCCACCTCGCTGGGGCAGTTCACGCGCAGCATCGGCGGCGCCATCGGGGTGGCCGTGATGGGGGCCGTGGTGGCGGCGGCCGTCCCGGTCGGGGGACAGACCCCCGTCGCGCTCGCACTCGGCCTGCACCGGGCCTTCGTCCTGGGGGCGGGCGTGTCGGCCGTGGCGCTGCTGTCGGCGTTGCTGGTGCCCGGGGGACTACCTGAGCAAAAGCCAACGGCTGTGTAG
- a CDS encoding KGG domain-containing protein, with translation MSEQGEPRRKERRGFASMSPEKQREIASKGGRAAHMKGTAHEWTSEEARAAGRKGGRASRGGRGRLPEGGTAE, from the coding sequence ATGAGCGAGCAGGGCGAACCGCGACGCAAGGAACGGCGGGGATTCGCATCCATGTCCCCGGAAAAGCAGCGTGAAATCGCCAGCAAGGGCGGGCGCGCGGCACACATGAAGGGCACCGCGCACGAATGGACTTCGGAGGAGGCTCGCGCGGCGGGCCGGAAGGGGGGGCGCGCCAGCCGTGGCGGGCGCGGCCGTCTTCCCGAGGGAGGCACGGCCGAATAA